The sequence GCCGTGAAAAAGCGGATTGCAGCGCAATACCCGCTTCATTGCCAAAAAAGTTCCCTTGAGCGCGCCGTATTTCGTGACCGCCTGAATCGCATATTGCGAACATGTCGGCGTATATCTGCAGCACGGACGAAAATAAGGCGAAATCGCCTTTTGATAAAATCTAATGCACGCCAATATCACTTTTTTCATGTTTTTCTCCCTTCAGGGATAGCAGGCCCGCCTTTTTTAAAAGTTTTTGCATCTGCAGGCAGATATCCAAAAACTCCGTATCGCTTATCGTAGGCCGCGCTACAAAAACAAGACTGTAATTTCCGCTCAAAACAGGTAAAAACGTACGAAACGCTTCCTTTAAACGGCGTCTTGTACGATTTCTAACCACGCTGTTTCCAACTTTTTTGCTGACTGAAAATCCGACACGCACGCCGCCGTATCTGCCCTTTGCGCAGATAAGCGTCATATCGC comes from Christensenellaceae bacterium and encodes:
- a CDS encoding putative membrane protein insertion efficiency factor → MKKVILACIRFYQKAISPYFRPCCRYTPTCSQYAIQAVTKYGALKGTFLAMKRVLRCNPLFHGGYDPVP
- the rnpA gene encoding ribonuclease P protein component — protein: MNILTLKKNKEFNFVYRRGKPASSRDMTLICAKGRYGGVRVGFSVSKKVGNSVVRNRTRRRLKEAFRTFLPVLSGNYSLVFVARPTISDTEFLDICLQMQKLLKKAGLLSLKGEKHEKSDIGVH